The Papio anubis isolate 15944 chromosome 1, Panubis1.0, whole genome shotgun sequence genome window below encodes:
- the LOC103876009 gene encoding late cornified envelope protein 1C-like, which yields MSCQQSQQQCQPPPKCTPKCPPKCPTQKCPPKCPPKCPPVSSCCSVSSGGCCGSSSGGCCSSGGGGCCLSHHRRRRSHCHRPQSSDCCSQPSGGSSCCGGGSGQHSGGCC from the coding sequence ATGTCCTGCCAGCAGAGCCAGCAGCAGTGCCAGCCCCCTCCCAAGTGCACCCCCAAGTGCCCTCCCAAGTGCCCCACCCAGAAGTGCCCCCCAAAGTGTCCCCCTAAGTGCCCTCCGGTCTCTTCCTGCTGCAGTGTCAGCTCCGGAGGCTGCTGTGGCTCCAGCTCTGGGGGCTGCTGCAGCTCTGGGGGAGGTGGTTGCTGTCTGAGCCACCACAGGCGCCGCAGGTCCCACTGCCACAGACCTCAGAGCTCTGACTGCTGCAGCCAGCCCTCGGGGGGCTCAAGCTGCTGTGGAGGGGGCAGTGGCCAGCACTCTGGAGGCTGCTGCTGA
- the LOC116269674 gene encoding late cornified envelope protein 1C-like, translating into MSCQQSQQQCQPPPKCTPKCTPKCPASKCPPKCPPKCPPVSSCCSVSSGGCCGSSSGGCCSSGGGGCCLSHHRRRRSHCHRPQSSDCCSQPSGGSSCCGAGSGQHSGGCC; encoded by the coding sequence ATGTCCTGCCAGCAGAGCCAGCAGCAGTGCCAGCCCCCTCCCAAGTGCACCCCTAAGTGCACTCCCAAGTGCCCCGCCTCTAAGTGTCCCCCAAAGTGTCCCCCTAAGTGCCCTCCAGTCTCTTCCTGCTGCAGTGTCAGCTCCGGAGGCTGCTGTGGCTCCAGCTCTGGGGGCTGCTGCAGCTCTGGGGGAGGTGGCTGCTGCCTGAGCCACCACAGGCGCCGCAGGTCCCACTGCCACAGACCCCAGAGCTCTGACTGCTGCAGCCAGCCATCGGGGGGCTCCAGTTGCTGCGGAGCGGGCAGCGGCCAGCACTCTGGAGGCTGTTGCTGA